The genomic segment TCCAACATAATCATTGTTTCTTGTAGGTATCATTACTAAAACCAAATACTATATTCCATGAAAAAATTACTTACTTTTTTATTTGTCTTAAGCAGCACTCTGATATTGGCACAAGACAAAAAAGAAAATTCAAAAATTCAAATTGTAGAAGCCTCTTGTGGCCAATGCCAATTGGGAATGGAAGGAAAAAGTTGCGACTTAGCCGTTCGAATTGATGGAAAATCCTATTTTGTAGAAGGCACCAATATAGACTCACATGGAGACGCTCATGCCGATGATGGTTTTTGTGCTAGCATTCGTAAAGCAGAGGTAATTGGTGAAATAAAAGACAACAAATTTGTTGTAACTTACTTTAAATTACTACCGCTAAAACAACATTAAATCCAAATTAACATGGGGAATTTCATTTTACACAAAGCGAGTTCAAGAGGGCATGCTGATCACGGTTGGCTGAATGCTTACCACAGTTTTAGTTTTGCAAGTTGGTACAATCCAGAACGCATTCAATTTGGAATGCTTCGCGTTTTGAATGACGATACAGTTGCGGCTGGAATGGGCTTTGGCACCCACCCACATGATAATATGGAAATTATCACTATTCCATTAGAAGGCGATTTGGCACACAAAGACAGTATGGGAAATTCGTCTACTATCAAGACTGGCGATGTGCAAGTGATGAGTGCTGGAACTGGAATACAACATAGCGAATTTAATCCGAATGCAGACTTACAGACAAAATTATTTCAGATTTGGTTATTTCCAAAACACAGAAATGTAGAGCCGCGTTACCAACAAATTACTTTAGATATTGCAAAACAAAAAAATAATTTTGCTCAAATTCTATCTCCTAATGAAGAAGATGAAGGCGTTTGGATTCACCAAGATGCTTGGTTTTATTTGAGTGATTTCGATAAAGATTTTTCTAAAAAATTAGGTTTAAAAAAAGAGGGGAACGGTTTCTATATTATGAATATTGAAGGTGAAATCGAAGTGAATGGTGAAAAACTAGAAAAAAGAGATGCTATTGGAATTTGGGAAACCAATGAATTAGAAATTAAAGCCAATTCGGATTCTCGTTTTTTAATCATGGAAATTCCAATGGAACAGTAAATAGTATTCAGTATTCGGATTTTAGTGTTCGGCTAAAAAAATTGTTATTTTTGTGATTCAAACAAAATACGCAACACTAAACTTGAAACAAACGTTATGAAAGCATATGTATTTCCTGGACAAGGAGCACAATTTACCGGAATGGGTAAAGAACTATATGAGAATTCGCCTTTGGCAAAAGAACTTTTCGAAAAAGCCAATGACATTTTAGGATTTCGCATTACAGACATCATGTTTGAAGGAACTGCCGAAGAATTAAAAGAAACAAAAGTAACGCAACCTGCTGTTTTTTTACATTCGGTTATTTTAGCTAAAACCTTAGCTGATTTCAAACCAGAAATGGTAGCTGGTCACTCTTTAGGAGAATTTTCAGCTTTAGTTGCCAATGGTGCTTTGTCTTTTGAAGACGGATTGAAATTAGTTTCACAAAGAGCTTTAGCGATGCAAAAAGCTTGCGAAATTACTCCTTCAACCATGGCAGCAGTATTGAATTTAGAAGATAAAATCGTAGAAGATATTTGTGATTCCATAGACGGTGTTGTAGTAGCAGCTAATTACAATTGTCCAGGACAATTAGTCATTTCTGGCGAATACAAAGCGGTGGAATTGGCTTGCGAAAAAATGAAAGAAGCGGGAGCAAAACGCGCTTTAATCTTGCCTGTTGGTGGTGCTTTCCACTCGCCAATGATGGAACCAGCTAGAGAAGAATTAGCAGCTGCAATAGAAGGTACTACTTTCTCTACTCCAATATGTCCCGTATATCAAAATGTAACGGCAAGTGCTGTTTCTGACCCAGCTGAAATTAAGAAAAACCTAATCATTCAGTTGACAGCTCCTGTAAAATGGACACAATCTGTTCAAAAAATGATTCAAGATGGCGCTACTAGTTTTACCGAAGTAGGTCCTGGAAAAGTATTAGCTGGTTTAATTGGTAAAATTGACAAAGAAGCAGTTACTGCTAATGCTTAATTTGCCATTATAAATTAAATTTAAATCCTCATAGAATCCATTTTATGAGGGTTTTTTATTTTTGAAAATAGTATAAAAAATATGACAGCATTAATCGAACTACTTACGCTTTGTGAAGCCTCAAAAGTGATAGCACCCCATATTTCTTACTCAGAATATGTGCCGCTCGACTTATCCATTTCAAACGGAAAAATTCTTTCATCAAAGTTAGAAACTGCAAAAGATTATGGTGTTTTCATTCAAGAGTATTTGGATGACAACAAAGGAAAAATAGCTTTTGGAGGCTATCAAGAAATTCGAAATCTATATAAAAGAAGTACGGTATTTAATGCTGAAAATACAGAAGAACGCAACATTCATATTGGTTTGGACTTGTGGATCAATGAATCGGCTAGCGTACATGCTGCACTAGAGGGTAGAATTCATAGTTTTCAAAACAATACCGCTTTAGGTGATTATGGCCCAACAATAATTATTGAACATATAATTGAAAACCAAACATTCCACACCCTTTACGGACATTTAAGCGAAGAAAGTTTGATTGGTAAACAAATTGGCGATCCTGTATCTAAGGGTGAGCAAATCGGAAATTTAGGTTTACCACCAATCAACGGAGATTATGCTCCGCATTTACATTTTCAGATTATTATTGATATGGAAAATAAGTTTGGGGATTACCCAGGGGTTTGTAGTTCAAAAACTCTTGACCATTATAGTACAAATTGTCCTGATCCGAATGTGCTTTTAAAAATTTAAACCTATCATATTACATATGTCGAATTTCTTCAGAGTAATTATTTAAAATTCCTGTAACTAAATAAGTAGTGTCTTTTTTCTCAAAGAAAATATACCAAGTAGTTCTCTTACTTGGCTTAAAAAAATATAATTACTCCCTAGATAAAGTAATGTTTCGGTGGTGGATTTATTGTTTAAATGAATGTTGGAATTAATTGCCTCATATATCGAAATAACATATTCTTCTGCTGAAGATAAAAATCCGAAATATTCTTTATTATATAGTTGATACACTAAAGTATCTAAATAATCAACTACGGCAGGACTTATGAATACTTTTATTTCTCCCACCATCCCCTAATTCTCTTGACAGACTGTTGTTTTGCAGATTCAATCGATAATCCAGATTGAATTTCTTTTTCAAAATCAAAAGGTTTTGTACTAATTCCTTTTTGAGTTAAAGGTGAGATAGGATAAGAAACACTTGGTTCCTCTACTTTATTAATTTTAGACTTAGACTGTTTGGGATTCATGGGTTTATTTTTTTAGCTAATGTACAAAAAATCCCAAACTGCTCATTTGGGATCACTTATATTAATTTGAATTAAAAATTAAAGATCTAACTTCTAATTTTTTGTTCCCATTTCCAAGCACTAGCCATTGCTTCTTCCAAAGAAGATTGTGCTTTCCATCCCAAAATGGTATTGGCTTTGTGCGTATTGGCGTAGGCCTCAGTAATGTCCCCTTCTCTACGTGCTACAATTTTATAAGGTAATTTTTGACCGCTTACTTTTTCAAAAGCATGAATCACTTCCAAAACCGAACTTCCTGTACCCGTTCCTAAGTTAAAAGTTTCTACTTTATCTTGATTTTTCTTACTCAATAAACGTTGCATCCCAATAACGTGGGCTTTCGCCAAATCCACTACGTGAATATAATCGCGAATCGCAGTTCCATCTGGAGTTGGATAATCATCCCCATAAACGGATAATTCTTGACGTAATCCGATTCCGGTTTGCGTAATAAATGGTACTAAATTTTGCGGAACTCCCAAAGGTAACTCTCCAATTTCAGCTGAAGGGTGAGCACCAATTGGATTAAAATAACGCAACAAAATAGCATTAATACTAGACGCTTTTGCGGCATCAATGATAATTTCCTCTCCAATTTGTTTCGTGTTGCCATAAGGAGACATCGCAGTTTGAACCGATGAATCTTCAGTAATTGGCATTTTTTCAGCTTGACCATAAACAGTACAAGAAGAGCTAAATATTAAATTAGCAGTAGGCTTTTTCTCCAATTCTTGTAGAATATACACTAACACATTGATGTTGTTTTCATAATACAACAGTGGATTTCCTACACTTTCCCCAACCGCTTTTGAAGCTGCAAAATGAATTACTCCGTCAATATCTTTATGTCTTCTGAAGAAGTCTTGTACTTTGTCTTTCTCTCGCAAATCCAATTTTTCGAAAGCAGGTACTTTCCCAGTTATATTTTGGATTCCGTCCAAAACAGACAATGAAGTATTGGATAAATTATCGATTATAATAACTTCAAAACCTTCGTTTTGAAGTTCTACAACGGTATGCGAACCAATAAATCCTAATCCTCCAGTTACTAGTACTTTCATCTGCTATTGTTGTATTGCGCCTATTTATTTAAAAACTCTAAAATACTATCCGTGATGAATTTAATCTGTTCATCGTCTAATTCTGTATGCATAGGTAACGAAATCACTTCTTTTACTAATTGATTCGTAACTGGAAAATCTTCCTCTTTATAGCGTGCATCTGCATAGGCTTTTTGACTATGCAACGGAATTGGGTAGTAAATTGCACACGGGATTCCTTTGTCTAACAAATGTTGCATCAAACCGTTTCTATCGGCATCAATAATACGTAATGTATATTGATGAAAAACATGGCAATCACAGATATCACAAATACTTGGCGCGATAATGTTTTTATGCCCTTCTAATGCTGCAGTATATTTTCTTGCGGCGTTTTGTCTGGCTTTGTTATATTGATCTAAATACGGTAACTTGGCATTAAGCACAGCAGCTTGGATACTATCCAATCTAGAATTTACACCCACTACATCGTGATGGTATCTTTCATACATTCCGTGATTAACAATTCCGCGAAGTGTATGCGCTAAAGCATCATCATTGGTAAAAATTGCTCCTCCATCACCATAACAACCTAAATTTTTAGAAGGAAAGAAAGAGGTTGCACCCACATGTCCAATTGTTCCTGCTTTCTTTTTTGAGCCATCAGAAAATTTACAATTCGCTCCAATAGCTTGCGCATTGTCTTCGATTACATACAAATTATGTTCTTTGGCTAATGCCATAATTGCCTCTATATTAGCGGCACGTCCAAATAAATGAACTGGAACAATGGCTTTTGTTTTTGGTGTGATTGCTTTCTTAATTTTGTCAATATTGATATTCATATTGTACATATCAACATCTACTAATACAGGGGTCAACTGCAATAATGCAATAACTTCAACAGTTGCTGCAAAAGTAAAGTCGGCCGTTATTACTTCATCACCTGGTTGTAATCCCAATCCCATCATAGCAATCTGCAAAGCATCGGTTCCATTAGCACATGGAATTACGTGTTTTACACCTAAATAAGTTTCTAATGATTTTTGAAAAGAATGCACCTGAGGTCCATTGATATAGGCATTGGTATCTAAAACTTCTTGAATCGAAGTATTTACTGTTTCTTTTATTGCATCGTATTGACCTTTCAAGTCAACCATTTGTATTTTTTTCATTTACTTTTTGTTTAATGATTGGAAAGTTTGAATACTTTAAAATTCCAATTAAAATGAGTCCATTTGTAAAACGAAAAACAAAAATAGGTATTTAATGAGTTCTAACCAATCAAAATAAAATAAAGAAACTGTATTTTAGCACCAAAATATCGAGTATGCTTTTTATTTATAATATAATTGTTTCAATAGCAGGGTTGTTATTGCAAATCATCGCTTTTTTTGTACCAAAAATCAAACTTTTTGTTGAAGGAAGAAAAGACGTATTTCCAACTTTAATTTCCAAAATCAAACCAAATGATAAAACCATTTGGTTTCACGCTGCATCCATGGGCGAATATGAGCAAGGATTGCCTGTTATCGAAAGAATAAAAGAAAGATATCCCACCCACAAAATCATTGTTAGCTTTTTCTCCCCTTCAGGTTATGAAGTCCGCAAAAACAATCCCATGGCAGACGCTACCGTTTATTTGCCTTTAGATACACAAAAAAATGCTGCTAAATTCATTGATTTAGTGCATCCAGAGATGGTATTCTTTATCAAATATGAGTTTTGGCCGAATTATTTGAACGAATTGAAAAAGCGAAATACGCCAACCTACTTGATTTCTGGAATTTTCAGAGAAAAACAAGCTTTTTTCAAATGGTACGGTGGATTTTACAGAAAAGCATTAGATACCTTCACTTACTTTTTTGTGCAAAACGAAAATTCTTTACAATTACTCCATCAACTAGGAAAAGAAAAAGCAATAATTTCTGGCGATACTCGTTTTGATAGAGTAGCTAGTCTTTTAGAAAGAGACAATACATTAGATTTTATTGCTGAATTTAAAAACAATAAAACAACTATCGTTGCTGGAAGTACTTGGACAAAAGATGAGGAATTGTTACTGAATTATATGAACTCCAACACTACAGATACTAAATTCATCATTGCTCCACATAATATAAAACCGGATCAAATACAACAACTAAAAAACAGTTGTACCAAAAAAGTAATTTTATTTTCAGAAAAAGAAAACAAAAATTTAGCCGATTATGATGTTTTTATTATAGACACAGTAGGAATATTAACTAAAATATATAGTTACGCTGATATCGCATATGTTGGCGGTGGTTTTGGTAATCCAGGAATTCATAACATCCTAGAACCTGCTACTTTTGGAATTCCAATTGTAATTGGACCCAATTATTCTCATTTTGCTGAAGCTATAGAATTAGTTCGCTTAGGAGGATGCATTTCTGTAGATAATAATGATAGTTTAGAAGTAATATTAAATGAATTAATTGGCGATATTGAAATTCGAAAATCAAGAGGTGCAATTAGCGCTTCATTTGTTCAAAAAAACAAAGGCGCAGTTGCTAAAATAATGAGTGCTGTTTAGTTGTACTTTTTAAATTAAATTGAGGTTATTTTGCTGGTTTTTGCCCGTTTTTGATAAAAAGAAGGAAAATTGCCAAATATTATTTAAAAAAAAAATGAAAAAATATTTTACATATTAAAAATTTTATATCTTTGCCACGAATTAATAATTAACCTTTTATAATAAATTAAGATGAAAAAAGTATTTTTAAGTTTAGCTGTTGTTGCTGTTTTAACTGTTGTATCTTGTAAAAAAGCTGAAGCTCCTGCTGAAGAAGTAGCTGCTGATACTACTGCTGTTGCTGTTGACACTGCTGCTGTTGATACTGCTGCTGTTGATACTGCTGCTGTTGATACTGCTGCTGCTGCAAAGTAATTAATTACTACAGAGAAAAAAATAAGCCGTACACTTGGTGTAACGGCTTTTTTTATTTTATAGCTATATCTTAATTGACAACTCCTTTAACATTGTTATTTATTTTTAATCTGAAAAAATAACATCATTAGCTGAAAAATCAAGCACTTCTGAGGTTGATGCATATTTGACTATTTCATTGATTCCTTTTTCCAATCTAAGTTCCGTAGTATACTTTCTACTTGTTGCAAAGTGAACACCCTCTAACAATACTTTAAAGTAATACCTTCCATTAGTTGATCTGAATTTCAAGAAAGTTGCCAAATCAGTATTAGCTTTAAATTTTTCTATCGCTTCTTCTCCTTCAAATTTAAGTTCAAAACTCAAACTTGTAAAAATTGTTTTGCCCTTTCTAGAAGCAAATACAAACTTGTATTCGTCGTTAAATCGCTTCGTAATTACAAAAGTCCCCATATTCTTGATCGCACTAACAATTAGCGCTCATTTATTATATTTATAAAACAAAAAAAGCCTCTTCAATTGAAGAGGCTTTAGTACTCAGAGCGGGACTTGAACCCGCACGAACATTGCTGTTCACTGGATTTTAAGTCCAGCGTGTCTACCAATTTCACCATCCGAGCATTGTATGGTTTTGGAGCGAAAAACGGGGCTCGAACCCGCGACCTCGACCTTGGCAAGGTCGCGCTCTACCAACTGAGCTATTTTCGCATTTTCAATTCTATAAAAGAATCACGATACTTGTTCTGTATTGCGGATGCAAATTTAATACATTAATTCAATTACACAAGCCTTTTCAATAAAAAAATAGCCCGACAAAGGTAATCTTCTGATAACGTAAACTTTAAAATCAAAACTATTTTTTGCTTAGCATTCTTTTTATTTCATTCAGCTTCATCAAAGCTTCCATTGGTGTGATGGTATTGATATCTAAATTCAGAATTTCATCTTTAATTTCTTCCAAAAGCGGGTCGTCTAGATTGAAGAAACTCATTTGCATTTCATCTTTAACTTCCTTGATACCATTGAGCGCATCACTGGAATGATTTTTTTCTAATTTTTTCAATAGCTTTTGCGCTTTCAAAATTACAATCTGTGGCATTCCGGCCATTTTAGCTACGTGAATTCCAAAACTATGAGCACTTCCTCCTTTAACTAACTTTCTAACAAAAAGAACGTTATCTTTTAATTCTTTGACTGCTACATTGTAATTCTGAATCCTCGGTAACGATTCACTCATTTCATTTAATTCGTGATAATGAGTTGCAAAAAGCGTTTTTGGCTGTGCCGGATGCTCGTGTAAGAACTCAGCAATAGCCCAAGCAATCGATATTCCATCATAAGTACTTGTTCCTCTTCCAATCTCGTCTAAAAGCACCAAACTTCGGTCGGAGATATTATTCAAAATAGAAGCCGTTTCATTCATTTCGACCATAAATGTCGACTCGCCCATCGAAATATTATCACTTGCACCTACTCTAGTAAAAATTTTGTCTACAATTCCCATTCGAACACTCTCTGCAGGAACAAAACTTCCCATTTGCGCCAAGAGTACAATTAAAGCAGTTTGTCGCAAAATAGCTGATTTACCAGACATATTGGGACCAGTAATCATAATCAGTTGCTGCGTTTCTCTATCCAAGAACACATCATTAGAAATATAGGGCGTTCCAACAGGCAATTGCTTTTCAATTACAGGATGTCTTCCTTCTTTGATTTCCAATTCAAAGCTTTCATCAATTTCAGGGCAAACGTATTTATTTTCAATGGCCAATTGGGTAAATGAACACAAACAATCCAGTTGTGCTATCAAATTGGCATTCATCTGAACCGGTTTGATATACGTACCAATCCATTGGACCAATTGTTCAAATAATTCCGATTCTATTTTATGTATTTTCTCTTCAGCACCTAAAATCTTCGTTTCATATTCTTTTAATTCCTCGGTAATATAGCGTTCTGCGTTTACCAAAGTTTGTTTGCGAATCCATTCTTCAGGAACTTTATCTTTGTGCGTATTTCTCACTTCAATATAATACCCAAAAACATTGTTGAAGGAAATTTTTAAAGACGAAATTCCTGTTCTTTCCGATTCTCTTTTTTCAATTCCTTCCAAGAACTCTTTCCCTGAAGTAGAAATGGCACGCAATTCGTCTAATTCGGCATTCACACCTACAGCAATTGCATTTCCTTTGGCAATAGCCACAGGCGCTTCTTGGTTTAAGGTGGTTTTAATTTTTTCGCGCAATAAATCACAACTGTGTAAACTATCGCCAATCACTTTTACTGCTTCTTGTGGACTTTGTAAAGCCAAGGTTTTAATTGGCAGTATTGCGTCCAAAGATTCTTTTAAATATACAACTTCACGTGGCGATACTTTTCCGGCGGCTATTTTCGAAATCAATCGTTCCAAATCGGAAATTTGTTTGATTTGCGATTGTATCTTTTTTAATATTTCTTGATTGTCTTTCAAATAGGCCACTACTTGGTGACGACTTTGAATTTTAACAGCATCTTTTAATGGCAAAGCCAACCAACGTTTGAGCAAACGACCACCCATTGGCGAAAGCGTTCTGTCTATAACATCTAGCAAAGTAACCGCATTGTGATTATAACTATGATACAATTCTAGATTGCGAATAGTAAAACGGTCCATCCAAACGTAAGCATCCTCTGCAATACGTTGAATAGAAGTAATATGTTGTACTCTATTGTGTTGAGTTTCGGATAAATAATACAATATAGCTCCTGCAGCAATGACACCTTCTTTCAATTCTTCAATTCCAAAACCTTTTAAAGAAACCGTTTGGAAATGCTTTGTTAAAGTCTCAAATGCATAATCTTCTTTGTACAACCAATCTTCTAAATAAAAACTATGGTAATCTTCTCCAAAAGCAGCTTTGAAATCGTTTTTGCTATTCTTTGGAACTAGAACTTCACTAGGACTAAAATTTTGAAGTAATTTGTCAATATATTCCGCATTCCCTTGAGCAGTCAAAAATTCGCCAGTAGAGACATCTAAAAACGAAATTCCGATTGATTTATTTAAAAAATAAACGGAAGCTAAAAAATTATTAACTTTAGCTTGTAGTACCTCATCATTCATAGAAACTCCAGGCGTAACTAACTCTGTCACCCCACGTTTTACGATGGTTTTGGTCATTTTAGGATCTTCGAGTTGATCACAAATAGCTACACGTAAACCCGCTTTTACTAATTTAGGCAAATAGGTGTTTAAAGAGTGATGAGGAAATCCTGCCAAGGCAGTTTCGGTTTCGGACCCCGCTCCTCTCTTTGTCAAAACAATTCCTAATATCTTAGAAGCTCTTACTGCATCTTCACCAAAGGTTTCATAAAAATCTCCTACACGAAACAACAAACAAGCATCAGGGTATTTTGCCTTGATTTCATTGTATTGTTTCATTAACGGAGTTTCCTTTGCTACTTTTTCTTTTGCTGCCAAATCAGATGTATTAATCAATTCTTAATCTGTCAGCGAATTTATAGATTTTATAGCGAATAAAGAACAGTTCTTAGACATAAACCTATTTTTAGTTGAAATTGCACGGCTGTTTTCGAAAATTTATATAAATTTGTATTTCAAAATTTAAATCTTAAATCGTTATGAAAAAAATACTTGTTTTAGCCCTATTAGTTCTAGGAACAGTGGCTACCAACGCACAAGAAACATCTAAAAAAGGAAAAGCTGCAACTGCAAAAGTAACTGGAGCAGGAATGGTTTTTGCTAATGAAGTGATTGATTACGGTACAATTACTCAAAACGCAGAAGGTAAACGTGAATTTGTATTTACAAATAATGGAACTACTCCATTAGTGATTACAAATGCACAAGGTTCTTGTGGGTGTACTGTACCTTCAACTCCAAAAGAACCAATTGCTCCAGGAGCAAAAGGAACTATTGGTGTAAAATACGATACAACCAGAGTAGGTCCATTTACAAAAACAGTAACAATTTCGTCAAATGCAGCTGGTCAGCCAACTAAAGTTTTGACTATTAAAGGAAATGTGGTTGCTGCAACAGCAAAAAGCTAATTTTGTTTACAATACATTCAAAAGCTTCCTACTTTTACGGAAGCTTTTTTTTTACATTTAATTTGCTATGAGAAAATTAGAAAACAGCGAACTCGACAGAAAATCCATTGATGATTTCAAAGCTTCTGAAAAAACACCTTTGATTTTAGTTTTAGATGACATTCGCAGTTTACATAATATTGGATCAGTGTTTAGAACCGCTGATGCTTTTTTGATTGAAAAAATCTATTTGTGCGGAATTACAGCCACTCCACCCAATAAAGAAATTCACAAGACCGCACTTGGGGCTACAGAGACTGTAGTATGGGAACAGGCTGAAAATGTTTTGGAAGTAATTCAAAAACTGAAAGCAGAAAAAATTCAGACTTACGCTATTGAGCAAGTAGAAAGCGCCATTTTTCTTCAAAATTTTGAAGTAGAACAAAATCAAAAATATGCATTGGTATTCGGTAATGAAGTTTTTGGTGTCGCTCAAGAGGCGGTAGCACTTTGTGATGGCGCTATTGAAATTCCGCAATTAGGAACTAAGCACTCACTCAATATTTCAGTAAGTGCCGGAATTGTAGTTTGGGATTTGTTTAAGAAGTTACATTTCACCAAATAAATCCTACTAATCAACCGAAAATACTATATTTATAGCATGAAGAAAAGAAAAACCATACCGCTCTTCTTGCTAATTATAACAATAGTTGGAATTCAATTGGGATATTCATCACATCTCACTTTAGATCCACCTACAAAAAAAACAGTAACAACTACAGCCCCTTCAATTACGGCAACTGGAGATTTAACTTATTGTCCTCTTTCAGAAACCAAAATAGTTTCTACAGTTACAATAACACATGATCCATCGGATTTAACCACTGAAGCTATTTACATCCAGATTGCTTCAGGATATGTTATTGGAGATGACCAACTTTTGTTAACAAATAAAGCTTCACATCCATCTATTGAAGCTTTTTGGAATGCTTTAGAAGGAAAGTTAAAACTATCAAGTCCCACAACAGGCACTCAAGTCAATTATTCAGATTTTGAAGAAGCGATTAGAGATGTTATGTATTACAATTCCAATCCTTCTCCATCTGGAACTCGAAATTTCTCTATTTCTTTGGGGAATGGTCAAGCAAATTATCTTCCCCGAAATGGACATTATTATGAATATGTCCCTAATTTAGGGATTACTTGGACAAACGCAAAAGCAGCTGC from the Flavobacterium ammonificans genome contains:
- the mutS gene encoding DNA mismatch repair protein MutS, whose product is MAAKEKVAKETPLMKQYNEIKAKYPDACLLFRVGDFYETFGEDAVRASKILGIVLTKRGAGSETETALAGFPHHSLNTYLPKLVKAGLRVAICDQLEDPKMTKTIVKRGVTELVTPGVSMNDEVLQAKVNNFLASVYFLNKSIGISFLDVSTGEFLTAQGNAEYIDKLLQNFSPSEVLVPKNSKNDFKAAFGEDYHSFYLEDWLYKEDYAFETLTKHFQTVSLKGFGIEELKEGVIAAGAILYYLSETQHNRVQHITSIQRIAEDAYVWMDRFTIRNLELYHSYNHNAVTLLDVIDRTLSPMGGRLLKRWLALPLKDAVKIQSRHQVVAYLKDNQEILKKIQSQIKQISDLERLISKIAAGKVSPREVVYLKESLDAILPIKTLALQSPQEAVKVIGDSLHSCDLLREKIKTTLNQEAPVAIAKGNAIAVGVNAELDELRAISTSGKEFLEGIEKRESERTGISSLKISFNNVFGYYIEVRNTHKDKVPEEWIRKQTLVNAERYITEELKEYETKILGAEEKIHKIESELFEQLVQWIGTYIKPVQMNANLIAQLDCLCSFTQLAIENKYVCPEIDESFELEIKEGRHPVIEKQLPVGTPYISNDVFLDRETQQLIMITGPNMSGKSAILRQTALIVLLAQMGSFVPAESVRMGIVDKIFTRVGASDNISMGESTFMVEMNETASILNNISDRSLVLLDEIGRGTSTYDGISIAWAIAEFLHEHPAQPKTLFATHYHELNEMSESLPRIQNYNVAVKELKDNVLFVRKLVKGGSAHSFGIHVAKMAGMPQIVILKAQKLLKKLEKNHSSDALNGIKEVKDEMQMSFFNLDDPLLEEIKDEILNLDINTITPMEALMKLNEIKRMLSKK
- a CDS encoding DUF1573 domain-containing protein; its protein translation is MKKILVLALLVLGTVATNAQETSKKGKAATAKVTGAGMVFANEVIDYGTITQNAEGKREFVFTNNGTTPLVITNAQGSCGCTVPSTPKEPIAPGAKGTIGVKYDTTRVGPFTKTVTISSNAAGQPTKVLTIKGNVVAATAKS
- a CDS encoding RNA methyltransferase, producing the protein MRKLENSELDRKSIDDFKASEKTPLILVLDDIRSLHNIGSVFRTADAFLIEKIYLCGITATPPNKEIHKTALGATETVVWEQAENVLEVIQKLKAEKIQTYAIEQVESAIFLQNFEVEQNQKYALVFGNEVFGVAQEAVALCDGAIEIPQLGTKHSLNISVSAGIVVWDLFKKLHFTK